In Gorilla gorilla gorilla isolate KB3781 chromosome 12, NHGRI_mGorGor1-v2.1_pri, whole genome shotgun sequence, the following are encoded in one genomic region:
- the LOC101146806 gene encoding large ribosomal subunit protein eL20-like: MKASGTLREYKVVGRCLPTPKCHTPPLYRMRIFAPNHVVAKSRFWYFVSQLKKMKKSSGEIVYCGQVFEKFPLRVKNFGIWLRYDSRSGTHNMYREYRDLTTAGAVTQCYQDMGARHRARAHSIQIMKVEEIAASKCRRLAVNQFHDSKIKFPLPHRVLRRQHKPRFTTKRPNTFF, from the coding sequence ATGAAGGCCTCGGGCACACTACGAGAGTACAAAGTAGTGGGTCGCTGCCTGCCCACCCCCAAATGCCACACACCGCCCCTCTACCGCATGCGAATCTTTGCGCCTAATCATGTCGTCGCCAAGTCCCGCTTCTGGTACTTCGTATCTCAGTTAAAGAAGATGAAGAAGTCTTCAGGGGAGATTGTCTACTGTGGGCAGGTGTTTGAGAAGTTCCCCCTGCGGGTGAAGAACTTCGGGATCTGGCTGCGCTATGACTCCCGGAGCGGCACCCACAACATGTACCGGGAATACCGGGACCTGACCACCGCAGGCGCTGTCACCCAGTGCTACCAAGACATGGGCGCCCGGCACCGCGCCCGGGCCCACTCCATTCAGATCATGAAGGTGGAGGAGATCGCGGCCAGCAAGTGCCGCCGGCTGGCTGTCAACCAGTTCCACGACTCCAAGATCAAGTTCCCGCTGCCCCACCGGGTCCTGCGCCGTCAGCACAAGCCACGCTTCACCACCAAGAGGCCCAACACCTTCTTCTAG